The following proteins are encoded in a genomic region of Dioscorea cayenensis subsp. rotundata cultivar TDr96_F1 chromosome 8, TDr96_F1_v2_PseudoChromosome.rev07_lg8_w22 25.fasta, whole genome shotgun sequence:
- the LOC120266486 gene encoding LOW QUALITY PROTEIN: 30S ribosomal protein S9, chloroplastic (The sequence of the model RefSeq protein was modified relative to this genomic sequence to represent the inferred CDS: deleted 1 base in 1 codon), which translates to MALSSCSLSSLASSFSSLSFSSNVSSSHRNLSFPGIRVSRPAVSLKALRPIAAVATLPELEGMTLEKYVKTRLPGGFAAQKIIGTGRRKCAIARVVLQEGTGKFIINYRDAKEYLQGNPLWLQYIKLPLLTLGFETGYDVFVKAHGGGLSGQAQAISLGIARALLKVSENHRAPLRKEGLLTRDSRVVERKKVGLKKARKAPQYSKR; encoded by the exons ATGGCGCTCTCCTCTTGCTCCCTCTCCTCCCTcgcctcctccttctcctctctctccttctcctccaaCGTATCCTCCTCTCACCGAAACCTCTCCTTCCCCGGTATTCGCGTTTCGCGCCCAGCCGTTTCCTTGAAGGCTCTTCGCCCCATTGCTGCTGTGGCGACGTTGCCGGAGCTGGAGGGGATGACCCTGGAGAAGTATGTGAAGACAAGGCTTCCAGGAGGATTTGCTGCCCAGAAGATCATTGGGACTGGGCGGAGGAAGTGCGCCATTGCTCGTGTCGTCCTCCAAGAAGGCACCGGGAAGTTCATCATCAACTACCGTGATGCTAAG GAATACCTACAAGGGAACCCCTTATGGCTACAGTATATC AAACTCCCTTTACTGACATTAGGGTTTGAGACCGGCTACGATGTATTTGTAAAAGCTCATGGAGGTGGTCTTTCCGGTCAAGCTCAGGCAATCTCTCTTGGCATTGCACGTGCTTTGCTCAAGGTCAGCGAAAACCACAGAGCACCTTTGAGAAAGGAAGGCCTTCTGACAAGAGATTCTCGAGTTGTTGAGAGGAAGAAAGTTGGCCTTAAAAAGGCTCGCAAGGCCCCCCAATACTCAAAACGTTAA